A single window of Leptospiraceae bacterium DNA harbors:
- a CDS encoding serine/threonine-protein phosphatase: MIIKASYITNYGNFRVKNEDSLLVQEDIIYEKNMEEPENKIVESKKVILCVADGMGGHLGGELASRSVLSFLRDNFTKIYNIRTIKKILLKSKSILNTIASETRSYGLGTTVSGMLLKDKKGIIFNCGDSRVYRVQKMYLERLTIDHSVVQAMYNSGLIDEEEMRTHPNKNLLTSAIIGDYSQNHPVIAMKEISIKEGDQFFICTDGLWESMSADELTDLFFSCETQEERALKLNQLSLDKGGKDNITMILFEILEL, encoded by the coding sequence ATGATTATAAAAGCCAGCTACATAACAAATTATGGGAATTTTAGAGTTAAAAACGAAGATAGCCTTCTTGTGCAAGAGGATATAATCTATGAAAAAAATATGGAGGAGCCAGAAAATAAAATTGTCGAATCCAAAAAAGTCATTCTATGTGTTGCAGACGGAATGGGCGGGCACCTAGGTGGAGAATTAGCAAGCAGAAGTGTTCTTAGTTTTCTAAGAGACAATTTTACTAAAATCTACAATATTCGAACAATTAAAAAAATACTGCTCAAATCAAAAAGTATTTTAAATACGATTGCAAGTGAGACAAGATCCTATGGACTAGGGACAACAGTTTCAGGAATGCTTTTAAAAGATAAAAAAGGAATTATATTTAACTGCGGTGATAGTCGTGTCTATCGTGTCCAAAAAATGTATCTAGAGCGACTAACGATAGATCACTCTGTCGTACAAGCAATGTACAATTCCGGTCTTATTGATGAAGAAGAAATGCGTACTCATCCAAATAAAAACCTTCTTACTTCAGCGATTATTGGAGATTATTCGCAAAACCATCCAGTGATTGCGATGAAAGAAATCTCTATCAAGGAAGGAGATCAATTTTTCATCTGCACAGATGGACTTTGGGAAAGTATGAGCGCAGACGAATTGACAGATTTGTTTTTCTCTTGTGAAACTCAAGAAGAGAGAGCCTTAAAGTTAAATCAGCTCTCCCTTGATAAAGGTGGAAAGGATAATATTACAATGATTTTATTCGAAATTTTGGAATTGTAA